In Gossypium arboreum isolate Shixiya-1 chromosome 3, ASM2569848v2, whole genome shotgun sequence, the sequence GGAATGATTTTCTATTTAAatttcgaaactcaaaattatgtttattattttagtattttcatggttcagataataaaaatattttcttatgacaaactagAAACCAATTCTTCAATCTCAGTAGTAATTTTAGATAAAAGTTGAAAGGACAAGAATCGAATAGAAAAATGAAAGATAAAGATGTGTAGTTACAAATCATGTTTCATCTAACACAACATTCTACTGCTCAAACAACTATCATAAACATAACATAATGCAGATTACAACAACTAAGGCCATCACACATTTTTACCAAATCTGCTACACCCTTCCACAGAACACTACACACCTCTCATCTTACGTCTTCTCTGTTTCTTAAACTTGAGTGGAATATCATTCAAATGATTCGATTGAGTCTCCAAAGGCAATCTCTGTGGACGGTAAAGTTGCATTCAGATTCTTTACATTCTAGGGCCTGCCCATTGCAAACCTCACGACATCCCTTACATGGAGGGCCATTCCAGATGTTTTTCACAACAGTGAATGGATGTTTATGACGATAATATTTGAATTTGTTCCCAAGCTTCATATATGGGAGATCCCCAATAGCACAATTGAGATGAAGAGAGTTATCACAATCAGCACAATAGTAAAACCAACAATTTGGCTCTCTTTCTTTCTCGCAGAGATCACAGTAAAGTTGAGAAGGCTCAGAATCATCAGAATAAGTTAAAGTAAGAGGATGCCTGTCATACTTGTACCAAGCAGTGAGTGGTAGTGTTGCACAACCTACATCTAAACTGAAATCACAGCGCTTCATGCATCTATATGCAACATCCCCTGAGTCTAGTCTTTTGAAACAAGCACTGCAACTCGTTTCCTGTTTGTTGTGGACAAGAAAGAGTGAATGCTCATCATGACTTGGATGCTTCAAGGTTTCTGACAATAACATACATTCAATGTCAATTTCGAAGCTGCAATCTCCTTCACAGCATTGGTATTGAAATCCTTGATACCAACGATCACAAGCACTGCACCATGAATAACCATCCTCATTGTGTGTGTTTGAGAGAGTAAGTAAATGCTTGTGAAATGGGTGTGGCATTTGTTTAGGCAATTTAGCGCAATCTTTGTGGAGAAAGAACTTGCATTGCTCACAACCATAAAAAGGAGTTGATATAGGTCTCATGCACCCATCACACTGACTATCGTCATCTTTGGTCTTCCCACTAAACGTGAGTCTTAAATTATGATCATGATAGGAATGCTTTATCTCACTTGCTACCACTAGCTCTCCAATACGAATTTGTTCAACGATGTCAGTAATCAAATTCAAAGGTTCATGCCGCACTTCCCCGGACCTCTCATCATAGCCTTTCGGCATAATTCTTCCATCCCATATTGCTTTATCAGTTGCACATCGTACATGAGCAATATAACAGCAACGAGAAGCAGGACAACGGTAATGACCATAACTTATATCAACTTCTTCGTAACAAATTTTGCACATCCAATCCTCAATTTGATTCTGTCGAAAAGAATACCAAAGAGAAATCGTGTGACGATGTCGTGTTATCATGATGTGGCGTGGCAATGAAATGCAATTCTTGTGGACAAAAAGTACACATGTATCACAGTGATAAGGGGAGTGATCCCCGTCAGTGCCGCAAAAATCACAAACAAACGACATTTTTCTAGATACAAGCATCCACGGGTGTTCATGACTTGCAACTGTGATTGTTGGTGGTGAAAAAAGAAAA encodes:
- the LOC108475310 gene encoding uncharacterized protein LOC108475310 — encoded protein: MLVSRKMSFVCDFCGTDGDHSPYHCDTCVLFVHKNCISLPRHIMITRHRHTISLWYSFRQNQIEDWMCKICYEEVDISYGHYRCPASRCCYIAHVRCATDKAIWDGRIMPKGYDERSGEVRHEPLNLITDIVEQIRIGELVVASEIKHSYHDHNLRLTFSGKTKDDDSQCDGCMRPISTPFYGCEQCKFFLHKDCAKLPKQMPHPFHKHLLTLSNTHNEDGYSWCSACDRWYQGFQYQCCEGDCSFEIDIECMLLSETLKHPSHDEHSLFLVHNKQETSCSACFKRLDSGDVAYRCMKRCDFSLDVGCATLPLTAWYKYDRHPLTLTYSDDSEPSQLYCDLCEKEREPNCWFYYCADCDNSLHLNCAIGDLPYMKLGNKFKYYRHKHPFTVVKNIWNGPPCKGCREVCNGQALECKESECNFTVHRDCLWRLNRII